One segment of Pleomorphomonas sp. PLEO DNA contains the following:
- a CDS encoding carbohydrate ABC transporter permease: MTLDSKRWRWTVPWLFLAPALLFFTWFKFVPIIRGLYMSFFKVKFTGADQWVGLANFQHAVSDTALHAATMHTLIYVVSTTIIGGLLAFAVALMLQSQALHVRIIRTAIFFPAVTSVAILAEIWRILFYPASTGVVNSILGLFGAGPEGFMSDPNQALFVVVLLQVWKNVPYNMVIFIAGLAGINRELYDAADVDGASAMRKLWHVTVPGLVPAFSVVIMLSLIRGFRVFTEVYTTTGGGPAGATETIMTNIFKTGFERLDYGYAAAVSFLLFAFTVFLTIAHLFIKNRFVRT; the protein is encoded by the coding sequence ATGACCCTTGATTCGAAGCGCTGGAGATGGACCGTTCCATGGCTGTTTCTAGCGCCCGCGCTGCTGTTCTTCACTTGGTTCAAGTTCGTCCCGATCATCCGCGGCCTCTACATGAGCTTCTTCAAGGTGAAGTTCACGGGGGCGGACCAATGGGTGGGATTGGCCAATTTCCAACACGCGGTATCCGACACCGCCCTGCACGCCGCCACCATGCACACGTTGATCTATGTGGTGTCGACGACGATCATCGGCGGACTGCTGGCTTTTGCCGTGGCTCTGATGCTGCAGAGCCAGGCGCTGCATGTCCGAATCATCCGAACGGCGATCTTCTTTCCTGCCGTCACCTCGGTCGCCATCCTCGCCGAGATTTGGCGCATTCTCTTCTATCCGGCGTCCACCGGCGTCGTGAACAGCATTCTGGGCCTGTTCGGCGCCGGCCCGGAAGGCTTCATGTCCGATCCCAACCAGGCCCTGTTCGTGGTGGTCCTGCTCCAGGTCTGGAAAAATGTGCCCTACAACATGGTGATTTTCATCGCCGGGCTCGCTGGCATCAATCGTGAGCTCTACGACGCGGCCGACGTCGACGGCGCCAGTGCCATGCGCAAGCTCTGGCACGTGACCGTGCCTGGCCTCGTGCCGGCCTTCTCCGTCGTCATCATGCTATCGCTCATCCGGGGCTTTCGGGTGTTCACCGAGGTGTACACGACCACTGGCGGCGGCCCCGCCGGTGCCACCGAGACGATCATGACCAACATCTTCAAGACCGGTTTCGAACGGCTCGACTATGGCTATGCCGCTGCCGTTTCGTTCCTGCTCTTCGCCTTCACGGTGTTCCTGACGATCGCGCACCTGTTCATCAAGAACCGCTTTGTCCGCACCTAG